One genomic window of Aquisalimonas sp. 2447 includes the following:
- a CDS encoding CDGSH iron-sulfur domain-containing protein translates to MSEPVVASKTPYVLELESGTYMWCRCGRSANQPYCDGSHKGTDLAPEKLVLEEPRKVALCGCKQTGNPPYCDGSHKNVD, encoded by the coding sequence ATGAGCGAACCGGTGGTGGCGAGCAAGACCCCGTATGTCCTGGAGCTGGAGTCGGGCACCTATATGTGGTGCCGGTGTGGCCGGTCCGCGAACCAGCCCTACTGCGACGGCTCGCACAAGGGCACCGATCTGGCGCCGGAGAAACTGGTGCTTGAGGAACCGCGCAAGGTGGCGCTGTGTGGATGCAAGCAGACTGGCAATCCCCCGTATTGCGATGGCAGTCACAAAAATGTGGACTGA
- a CDS encoding mechanosensitive ion channel family protein gives MPRERGFALFALQSAGALLALVLGGLLVATGAHAQPVTLDQLTDEEAAVELDASDRRDLEQSLDDVITTLEDAEQRGALLEDLRELRAAIGETEEEPEVAPGTGLLGALSTALEEFGDEATPDGTLLDSWTERTGEAWQDIGAIATESDTGDLTSFATDIGIFLAVWVALVGAGLFLARRVSIARGWPQRLPNEPRGWLLAAHLLRRLLPWALGFGVLLGLLYLAPATPGRTTALVLAYAALLGRAVSLVCELVLAVFARGHRRPAVAILRRNGLPRLFLLGALVGLADATSSGTIESMLGHSLAELVALLISGIATLLAGHFILRFRRPVRHIIYNRPFHERRRNTTVNELLRLISRYWHLPVLVLVLMSLATVVVATGEPGDVLIRGVICIALLTATLAITGLINHHAERLDRRPRRISDYQRRLERFGYTVAHLAAWTAFVEASLWVWGGSLFGFGQETLGGRIAQALLAVAITALLAWLAWIVADSAIHRGLTSTMEGRGRRVNTARVQTITPMVRNVIFTAILVIAVIVALANLGVNVTPLLAGAGIIGIAIGFGAQTLVQDLITGMFILIEDSLAIDDFVDLGGQMGTVEGLSLRTVRLRDLDGILHIVPFSQIQAIHNMSRQFGVALIRVKVPHTSAVDDVRALLLEVSEDVRSDPEFGRNIWAPLEFQGVERFEDGAAVLRVRIRTAPVMQWDIAREFNLRLKRRFEQDGLDLATQRISLRMEGQADASTDDTPEADSAPDR, from the coding sequence ATGCCCCGGGAACGCGGTTTCGCCCTGTTCGCTCTGCAATCAGCAGGCGCACTGCTGGCACTGGTGCTCGGCGGCCTGCTCGTGGCAACCGGGGCGCACGCGCAGCCGGTCACTCTGGACCAGCTCACCGATGAAGAAGCCGCCGTGGAACTGGACGCCTCCGACCGCCGGGACCTGGAGCAGAGTCTGGATGACGTCATTACGACGCTGGAGGATGCCGAGCAGCGCGGGGCATTACTGGAGGATCTCCGGGAGTTGCGCGCCGCCATTGGCGAAACCGAGGAAGAGCCGGAGGTGGCCCCCGGCACCGGTCTGCTGGGCGCACTGAGCACGGCCCTGGAAGAATTCGGCGACGAGGCAACACCGGACGGTACCCTGCTGGATTCCTGGACCGAACGTACCGGCGAAGCGTGGCAGGATATCGGTGCCATCGCGACCGAGTCCGACACCGGAGACCTCACCAGTTTCGCGACGGACATCGGAATATTTCTCGCCGTCTGGGTCGCACTGGTGGGAGCAGGCCTGTTTCTGGCGCGGCGTGTTTCCATTGCCCGGGGATGGCCACAGCGACTACCCAACGAACCCCGCGGCTGGCTGCTTGCTGCACATCTGCTGCGCCGCCTCCTGCCCTGGGCACTTGGTTTCGGCGTGCTTCTCGGCTTGCTTTATCTGGCGCCGGCAACGCCGGGCCGTACCACCGCCCTGGTTCTGGCCTATGCCGCACTGCTCGGGCGTGCGGTGTCGCTGGTCTGTGAACTGGTCCTGGCGGTGTTTGCCCGCGGACACCGGCGGCCTGCTGTCGCCATCCTGCGCCGTAACGGCCTGCCACGGCTGTTCCTGTTGGGAGCGCTGGTGGGCCTGGCCGATGCCACCAGTTCCGGAACCATCGAATCCATGCTGGGGCATTCGCTGGCCGAACTCGTTGCCCTACTCATCAGCGGTATTGCCACGTTGCTGGCAGGCCACTTCATCCTGCGCTTCCGGCGGCCGGTGCGCCATATCATCTACAACCGCCCCTTTCACGAACGCCGGCGCAACACCACTGTCAATGAGCTGCTGCGCCTGATCAGCCGCTACTGGCACCTACCGGTGCTGGTGCTGGTGCTGATGTCCCTGGCGACCGTCGTGGTGGCCACCGGTGAGCCCGGGGACGTACTCATCCGTGGAGTCATCTGTATCGCCCTGCTCACTGCCACGCTGGCAATCACCGGGCTGATCAACCACCACGCAGAGCGCCTCGATCGGCGACCACGGCGCATCTCGGACTATCAACGCCGCCTGGAGCGGTTCGGTTATACCGTGGCACATCTGGCCGCCTGGACAGCGTTCGTGGAAGCGTCACTGTGGGTGTGGGGTGGCTCCCTGTTCGGTTTCGGCCAGGAAACACTGGGTGGCCGCATCGCCCAGGCGTTACTGGCGGTGGCCATCACGGCCCTGCTCGCCTGGCTGGCCTGGATCGTCGCCGACAGCGCCATCCATCGGGGCCTGACTTCAACCATGGAAGGCCGCGGTCGGCGGGTGAACACGGCGCGGGTGCAGACCATCACGCCCATGGTCCGCAACGTGATTTTCACCGCTATCCTGGTGATTGCCGTGATCGTTGCCCTGGCCAACCTGGGGGTCAACGTCACGCCGCTGCTGGCCGGCGCGGGCATCATCGGCATCGCCATCGGCTTCGGCGCCCAGACACTGGTGCAGGACCTGATCACCGGCATGTTCATCCTCATCGAGGACTCCCTGGCCATCGACGATTTTGTCGACCTGGGCGGCCAGATGGGCACGGTGGAGGGCCTGAGCCTGCGCACCGTGCGCCTGCGGGATCTGGACGGCATCCTCCACATCGTGCCCTTCAGCCAGATTCAGGCCATTCACAACATGTCGCGGCAGTTCGGCGTCGCCCTGATCCGGGTGAAGGTCCCGCATACGTCGGCCGTCGACGACGTTCGCGCCCTCCTGTTGGAGGTGTCCGAGGACGTCCGCAGCGATCCGGAGTTCGGCCGGAACATCTGGGCACCGCTGGAGTTCCAGGGCGTCGAACGGTTCGAGGACGGTGCCGCGGTGCTGCGGGTGCGAATCCGCACTGCGCCGGTGATGCAGTGGGATATCGCCCGGGAATTCAATCTGCGCCTCAAGCGCCGTTTCGAGCAAGACGGCCTGGACCTGGCAACCCAGCGCATCAGTCTGCGCATGGAGGGGCAGGCAGACGCATCCACTGACGACACCCCCGAGGCCGACAGCGCCCCGGACCGCTGA
- a CDS encoding 2-hydroxychromene-2-carboxylate isomerase has product MTRQVEFFFDFVSTASYLAWTQLPGLIRRTDAEILYRPMVLGAVMKATGNTPPPSIPAKGKYMRTDFSRFAERYGVAFRYPSRHPVNTMSALRGAVAFLDRPEFPDYVKSVFEGFWVHDQDIEDPEILAHLAAQAGIGAEEFQEAVGRQDVKDRLRANTDEAVERGAFGAPTFFVGDEMFFGQDRLDFVAEALQRQ; this is encoded by the coding sequence ATGACACGACAGGTTGAGTTCTTCTTCGACTTCGTCAGCACCGCCAGTTACCTTGCCTGGACTCAGCTTCCGGGGCTGATCCGGCGAACCGACGCGGAGATTCTCTATCGGCCGATGGTGCTCGGCGCGGTCATGAAGGCGACGGGGAACACCCCGCCGCCGAGCATCCCCGCCAAGGGCAAGTACATGCGCACGGATTTCAGCCGCTTTGCCGAGCGCTACGGCGTGGCATTCCGCTACCCCTCCAGACACCCCGTCAATACCATGTCCGCCCTGCGCGGTGCAGTCGCGTTCCTGGACCGGCCGGAGTTTCCCGACTACGTCAAGTCCGTGTTCGAGGGCTTCTGGGTGCACGATCAGGATATCGAGGATCCGGAGATCCTCGCCCATCTGGCCGCACAGGCGGGGATCGGCGCCGAGGAATTTCAGGAGGCCGTAGGGCGGCAGGACGTGAAGGACCGGCTGCGGGCCAATACCGACGAAGCCGTGGAACGCGGCGCCTTTGGCGCACCCACATTCTTCGTTGGTGATGAGATGTTCTTCGGGCAGGACCGTCTGGATTTCGTGGCCGAAGCGCTGCAGCGCCAGTAA
- the hspQ gene encoding heat shock protein HspQ, producing the protein MEVTPKFAVGEVVHHRKFDYRGVIVDVDPVFQGTDAWYETMARSRPPRDQPWYHVLVDGAAHSTYVAERHLEPDTSGQQIEHPALGEFFNRFLGGRYYAPGQRH; encoded by the coding sequence ATGGAAGTCACACCGAAATTCGCGGTCGGCGAAGTGGTTCACCACCGGAAGTTTGACTACCGCGGGGTGATCGTTGACGTGGATCCGGTCTTCCAGGGTACCGACGCCTGGTACGAAACCATGGCCCGCAGTCGGCCACCTCGGGATCAGCCTTGGTACCACGTGCTTGTGGATGGTGCCGCGCACAGCACCTACGTTGCCGAGCGCCACCTGGAACCGGATACCTCCGGCCAGCAGATCGAGCATCCGGCGCTGGGCGAGTTCTTCAATCGCTTTCTGGGCGGGCGCTATTACGCTCCGGGCCAGCGGCATTGA
- a CDS encoding GGDEF domain-containing protein produces MDAQIREALQYCPSLPTLSSVAMRIVELGRDPEANVATVASVLSQDPALASRILRVSNSPLYAKRRSCDNLHQAVAVIGLNSALTLGLSFSLADQLRGPSVSAGALEAVWRRALIAATACRCLGEILGRRDLEELFLAGLLQDVGVLALEAALPERYGQLLGAQADHNELVRREHDTLGTDHADAGAWLMRYWSLPEYLATAALGSHDPEAVDSAESLRPCVFCVALSGRVADLFLAHGGTEATEALGEQANRWLGLGGSELEGLLGRVAERMPHLERLFETDIMSPRRATGIVDEAREVLAVRNLQLISEVAEQHRRASELERNSRAWRETASRDALTGLYNRRYLDERLESEFAMAREHGWPLAVGFLDLDYFKAVNDRHGHAVGDSVLVRVGEVLADHLRSGDCLARYGGEEFVVVLPGTGAPNAAQVFDRLLTALEQLAHTDEQGATFGVTASVGVAVQEGGEEVAESVADLLRAADRALYDAKRAGRNCLRFHE; encoded by the coding sequence ATGGATGCACAGATCCGGGAAGCCCTGCAGTACTGTCCCAGCCTGCCCACGCTATCGTCGGTGGCCATGCGTATCGTGGAACTGGGGCGTGATCCCGAGGCAAACGTCGCCACCGTGGCCTCGGTGCTGTCCCAGGATCCTGCCCTGGCCAGCCGCATCCTGCGTGTCAGTAACTCGCCTCTCTATGCCAAGCGCAGATCCTGCGACAACCTGCATCAGGCTGTCGCGGTCATCGGCCTGAATTCCGCACTGACCCTGGGGTTGAGCTTCTCGCTGGCGGATCAGTTGCGGGGGCCGTCGGTCAGCGCCGGGGCGCTGGAAGCCGTATGGCGGCGTGCACTGATCGCCGCTACCGCATGCCGCTGCCTGGGCGAGATTCTCGGTCGGCGGGATCTGGAAGAGCTCTTCCTGGCCGGGCTGTTGCAGGATGTTGGCGTGCTGGCCCTTGAGGCGGCGCTGCCGGAGCGATACGGACAACTGCTGGGCGCTCAAGCTGACCACAACGAACTCGTGCGTCGTGAACACGACACCCTCGGCACCGATCACGCCGATGCCGGTGCCTGGCTGATGCGTTACTGGAGCCTGCCCGAGTATCTGGCAACTGCGGCTCTGGGTAGCCATGACCCGGAGGCCGTGGATAGTGCGGAGAGCCTTCGCCCGTGCGTGTTCTGCGTTGCCCTGAGCGGGCGTGTTGCCGATCTGTTTCTGGCCCATGGCGGCACGGAGGCCACTGAAGCGCTTGGCGAGCAGGCAAATCGGTGGCTTGGTCTCGGCGGCAGTGAACTGGAAGGGCTGCTGGGTCGTGTCGCGGAGCGGATGCCCCATCTGGAGCGGCTGTTCGAGACCGATATCATGTCGCCGCGCCGTGCCACCGGCATTGTCGACGAAGCGCGTGAAGTGCTGGCTGTGCGTAACCTGCAGCTCATCAGCGAGGTTGCCGAGCAGCACCGCCGAGCCAGCGAACTGGAACGCAACAGCCGTGCCTGGCGCGAGACCGCCAGCCGCGACGCGCTCACTGGGCTTTACAACCGACGCTACCTGGACGAGCGCCTGGAGTCCGAGTTCGCCATGGCCAGGGAGCACGGCTGGCCCCTGGCGGTGGGTTTCCTGGATCTGGATTACTTCAAGGCGGTCAACGACCGGCACGGGCATGCTGTGGGTGATTCCGTTCTGGTGCGCGTCGGTGAGGTGCTCGCAGATCATCTGCGCAGCGGTGATTGTCTGGCGCGTTACGGCGGTGAGGAGTTCGTTGTCGTGCTGCCCGGTACCGGGGCGCCCAATGCGGCGCAGGTGTTCGATCGCCTTCTCACGGCCCTGGAGCAGCTGGCGCATACCGACGAGCAGGGTGCGACCTTTGGCGTTACCGCCTCCGTCGGTGTCGCGGTGCAGGAGGGCGGGGAGGAGGTCGCGGAGTCGGTCGCGGACTTGCTGCGTGCCGCCGACCGGGCGCTCTATGATGCCAAGCGCGCCGGCCGCAACTGCCTGCGCTTCCACGAATAG
- a CDS encoding LemA family protein, whose protein sequence is MEVIIALLVIVLAIVLPGVLLYNRLVRKRNAFKNAFAQIDVQLKRRHDLIPNLVETVQGYMQHERETLTAVIEARNNAEQVRQQSQNAPGDPNSMAKLGQAEGSLGGVLGRLFALSEAYPDLKANENFQSLQEELTSTENRVAYARQAYNDAAMRYNNAVEVVPSNIIAGMFNFTRAAMLEFEDRESLQEPPQVSFS, encoded by the coding sequence ATGGAAGTCATTATCGCGTTACTGGTGATCGTTCTCGCCATCGTTCTGCCGGGCGTACTGCTCTACAACCGCCTGGTCCGCAAGCGCAACGCATTCAAGAACGCCTTTGCGCAGATCGACGTGCAGCTGAAGCGCCGCCACGACCTGATCCCCAACCTGGTGGAGACGGTTCAGGGTTACATGCAGCACGAGCGCGAGACGCTCACGGCTGTCATCGAGGCGCGCAACAACGCCGAACAGGTTCGCCAACAGAGTCAGAACGCCCCCGGCGACCCGAACTCCATGGCCAAGCTCGGCCAGGCCGAGGGCTCGCTGGGCGGTGTACTAGGGCGCCTTTTCGCCCTCTCCGAGGCCTACCCGGACCTCAAGGCCAACGAGAACTTCCAGAGCCTGCAGGAGGAACTGACCTCCACCGAGAACCGCGTGGCCTACGCGCGGCAGGCATACAACGACGCCGCCATGCGCTACAACAACGCCGTCGAGGTGGTGCCGTCGAACATCATCGCCGGCATGTTCAACTTCACCCGTGCCGCCATGCTGGAGTTCGAGGACCGGGAATCGCTCCAGGAGCCGCCCCAGGTGTCGTTCTCCTGA
- a CDS encoding M48 family metallopeptidase, translating to MTDSAFFNFAEAQARARRQTLVLVALFVALAAAIAVAVGALAGLLLGGAGEHTAAGPRGETQVQPSGEVLLTQFDPGTAVMAGLAVLGIILVTAAVRGLMLGGDGANVARSMGGTEITRDSTNATHRRLYNVVEEMAIAANLPIPKVFVIKHEQGINAFAAGNSPDNAAIGMTHGALASLNRQELKGVVAHEFAHIANGDMRLNLRLMAMIFGLVALTVAGRMAMRSVLITGGGRRDQRAVLVAMAIGISLLILGALGVLAGRMLQAAVSRRREYLADATAVEFTRNPEGLANALKKIGALQQAERMNNAHGEEIRHMLFAEAVARRSPGLLATHPPLTDRIRALEPQFNPETDQVWRMPQKEMIRESRAELA from the coding sequence ATGACCGACTCTGCGTTCTTCAACTTTGCCGAGGCCCAGGCCCGGGCCCGACGCCAGACCCTGGTCCTGGTGGCCCTGTTCGTCGCCCTGGCGGCGGCCATCGCCGTGGCGGTGGGGGCGCTGGCCGGACTGCTGCTGGGCGGTGCCGGCGAACACACCGCTGCCGGGCCACGGGGGGAAACGCAGGTGCAGCCGTCCGGGGAAGTGCTGCTGACCCAGTTCGACCCCGGCACGGCAGTAATGGCAGGGCTTGCGGTCCTGGGCATCATCCTGGTCACGGCGGCGGTGCGCGGCCTGATGCTCGGCGGTGATGGCGCCAACGTCGCGCGTTCCATGGGCGGCACCGAGATCACCCGCGACAGCACCAACGCCACGCACCGGCGTCTGTACAACGTGGTCGAGGAGATGGCCATCGCGGCGAATCTGCCGATACCGAAGGTGTTCGTGATCAAGCACGAACAGGGCATCAATGCTTTCGCCGCGGGCAATTCCCCGGACAACGCCGCCATTGGCATGACCCACGGCGCCCTGGCATCGCTGAACCGCCAGGAACTCAAGGGCGTGGTGGCGCATGAGTTTGCCCACATTGCCAACGGCGACATGCGCCTCAATCTCCGCCTCATGGCCATGATCTTCGGCCTGGTGGCGCTGACCGTGGCGGGTCGCATGGCCATGCGCAGCGTGCTGATCACCGGTGGCGGGCGGCGGGATCAACGGGCCGTGCTGGTAGCCATGGCCATCGGCATCAGCCTGCTGATTCTCGGCGCCCTCGGCGTGCTGGCGGGGCGCATGCTGCAGGCAGCGGTGTCACGCCGCCGCGAGTACCTGGCCGACGCCACCGCCGTGGAGTTCACCCGCAACCCCGAGGGCCTGGCCAACGCGCTGAAGAAGATCGGCGCCCTGCAGCAGGCCGAGCGCATGAACAACGCCCACGGTGAGGAGATACGGCACATGCTGTTCGCCGAGGCGGTCGCCCGGCGTTCACCCGGCCTGTTGGCAACCCATCCTCCGCTCACGGATCGCATCCGTGCGCTGGAGCCGCAGTTCAACCCGGAAACGGATCAGGTCTGGCGCATGCCACAGAAGGAAATGATCCGCGAGAGCCGCGCCGAACTGGCGTAG